The stretch of DNA ataatatttaggccaaaggccaaatgctaggatctttgaggtcattcagcattgaaaatAATGCTGAACCAATCGTtatgagagagtggaaagtaagatggaagaaagagaatatgaacagaaataAAGTACAAGGAATGAATGAGTTGCAGCTGGGGAGTGCTAACAAAAGCTCATCATTTTCCAGTGTGCATTGTTATTgtttagaatacaaaaaaaattctagATAGCTTATGAAAGCTTTCAACAAGTGCATCGAttgtatatttgtaattttttttggcTATTTCTGGCCACtctcttttaaaatgaaaaatatatgatcaGCAATTTAATGGTTATCTCTCATAGGTCATATTGAAACAATATAAGATTTGCGGCTGATATCAATAAATGGTTAAATTgccataaaagaagaaaagagccTTCTCTTGAAGgctggaaaaaaggaaaatatgaaacatttctaAAACTGGCAAGAGGAAAGAACAGAAGCATTGAAACTCAGCCTAAAATAGAAGCATTGAAACTTGGTCTATAATAGAAGCATTGAAACTTGGCCTAAAAAAGAAGCATCAAAACTCAGCCTGAAATACGGTTTGCTTTCTCTCATGTCAAAAGAAGATACCGTGCATCCAAATAACAAGAGTTAAAACATACCTTTCCAAGGGGTGTCCCATGGCGATGGTTGGCCCCGTGTGTTAACACCAACAGCTTGCCTATAGACGAAAGGATATTTGGGTGCCGCATGGTGGGCACAAGGAGCTCGCAAAGGCCGAGAGCGTATGTGAGTCTCTCGGCATTTTCGTCTTCGAGTAGTTCCTCGGTGTTCTCCACTTTTGCTATGTGTTCCACGTAGCTCACCACAATCGGCTCCAACAGTGGTTCGTACTGGTCGAAACTACCTGGAATCaagacagaatatagaatttaggccaagggctgGGGCCTAtcgggtcattcagcgctgaaatagaaactgacagcaagaggaaaacctcacacttgcaccatgaattaattgttaggagagggtggaaagtaagatgaaaagagaatgtgaatggatctacgtacagtaaaaagaatgaaagcggTTGGAGCTAGGGGATGAAGGGACGCTGAAAGAGCATTAAGTAATGCGTGCAGTGCACACCATGATGGTACTACCCCTGTATGAGTCTTAGAATAAGGTTTGCTCGTTAAGaattcttagaagtaaacaaaaatttgtGAACTTATTCTTAAGATCCCACAGTGTTCAGATTTCAGCCTTCCTCTGGGATATTACTCGCAAGTGATGCTGTAGACACTTCTAAATGCTAAACAGTtttcataaaaaacaataataataataatgtattactCAACTACAAATTACTATTTTTTCAGAGCATCCTATTGTTCAATAATTACCGTATCTTGAAAAACTACTGTACTCCTCTCAAACTTCAGCTCCTTTCTGGTTTCCATCTTAAATTAACCTGATATTCTTCAGTTCCTGGTAAACTTCAATTCACTTTCTTTTGTCAAAGCAACCAAATGAGTAACCAACCACTATACCCGATGTTCACCACACGATAGACAATGTTAAGTGTAACGATTGGTCGTTATTTGGTTGTAACAATCATTACGACTGTTCCACTGGTTCTACCCTCCAGTGTTTATCGTCACGGTGGCGAGGTGACTTCTGTCATGGACAACCGTAGTCAGGTTTTGGATAGTGATCTGAGAGGTTCTGGGCAACTCTCAGTTGTGAAGGCTAGAGGTCTGTGGTACCAGATTGACTTTGACGGGAGGATGAGGACCTCCCTGTCTGTGTGATATGGCTTCTTCATTGGTAGCAGCATGGACAGGTCTGTGGTAGCCAATACACTTCGACGGGAGGATGAGGATCTCTCCTCTGCATGTGTCTGTGTGATGGCTTTTCCAGTGGCAGCTTGATTTGTCAGTGTTTATTTTGTAAGCTACTTGGTGTTATCTGTTATTTATTCTACAGTTCATAAGTTATCATTATTATGCTGCCTGTTCATgtgttattactattgttattgttCATGCTGTCTGTATTACCTAATTTTGGTGtttatgaggaatttttattacattgttattattttggtgTCGAGCAGTGTTGGCTATGGGTAACAATATTttgatatgattattattaacattatatttTGGTGTCGAGCAAGTACTATTATGAGTTTTATAACATTGTTGATTTtggtgttgagcagtgtatggctctgatatCAATATGGTGGTATGATTTTGTGTGATGGATGTCTGTTGATTCATTTACTGGTTTTAAATACACTGTTATTTTTGGTAATCAATCATTCTGTGTGTTTTGGTCACCCAAAACCTGGTCTCACtggtaaataatgtaaattaaatttGTACGTATAACAAATTAATATTAAGGGAATTTAATTGCGTTGTTCAGTTCTTCTCCTTGATTGGTCTCGCATTttgtcagtcattccagtcccatttcttgtttttatttcaaaccTGCTGGTCTGCAATGATCGGCCATTACAGTACGATATTTATGACTGACAAGAAAAACCATTGATGAAAGTTATATGTCCCTCACTTCataaaaacctttgaaatctATTTTAAATTAGGTCCACTTTCCATAGGCATTAATACGATATCTACAACTGCATCCCAGTGACTCTAGAAATTTCCCATATTTCATGCCACTACAATACTATGatgtaatggaatggaatacaaaatttagactAAATtacaagaactgggacctatgatgtcattctgCGCCGAGAAGGGAAATAATGAGTACTATAACagtttttaaaggtgtaacaagaggcaaacctcgcagttgcactaggatataattgttatgagagggtggaaagtaagatggaggcaagagaatatgaagggaggcacAACAAAAGcactgaaaggggttgcagcaagggaaCGAAAGAGTCACTGCAAAGAACCTGCAGTGCAATGCATATGGTGCACTGAAGGGACTGACCCCCTAAGGAGGCAATAacacaataaacaaaattatttgggTTGCCAATGATAACTAAGCCTCAGCCCTCCAATTCGAGTCTTTTGAAAAGAGCTGAGAAAGCTTTAGCTACAATCCACATAATAATCTTCATATGCATTTGTATAACACCAGACTGTACCCCACACAAGTAAGAAAAAgtcaaaaggaaatgtaaaaaaaagactCACTGATAAGGTGTGATGCATGTGTGCCAACGAAACTGTACAGGATTAGAATTCCTTTATGAACCTCCTTGGGAAGTTCCTGACATCCGTTCTTCTCTGCCTGCTTCAGAAAGTGGCGCATCACTTCCACTATGCCCTCGACTAAACCTGCGAACAATTTCAAAAATGTCTGATGAATTCGCACACGGGGACAATAATCTAATAAACGATTCATCAGTAAGTAAGATGCTGTATCACAggtgaggttaggttaggattttctcatttttaggCTATTAAAGATGTTAAATATAAATGCATACTCTGTGCACAGGCTGGTCCAATACTAAGAAAATGTTCCTGTTTAAGACTTTGAAAATCCAGTTAATGTAAAACAAAGGCAGAGATACCGTGTAGCAGCAAATTtactatttgcatatatatttatgtcactTAACTCAAAATTCTTCACCCTGATTAATGACAGAACATTGTCCTTGATCCAACCCTCCAAAAATAATTATCTAATTCTTCAACCTTCGTAAGCAACACACTGCCCAGTTATGCATCATGTCCTCAGTACCTTCAAACTGTTGTTGAGTCTTTCTCCTCTTGTAAATTATAAATTTTCTTGGAAGGAAGGTAGGCATATTACAGGGGAAGGGTCTAAATTAACCATTTTCCTATTTACAAAAATGCAATATGCAATACTAGCTAATCCATGACTCTTGCTTATGCTAAATGAACACTGAAATTAAGTGATAAAAAcatattcttgtttttcttgAATGGTTAAGAAAAAAGTCACGGTAGGAAACTATGTTTATGTGAATCAATAAAAAAGTTTTCTACCTTCACTAGGTCTTCTTTAGCTGAATAGGACCTCAGTGAAGTTTGAAAGCTCccattttattgttattcattcaAACTTGGTTTCCTACTGTGGCTTATTTCTTGACCAAACAATGGAACTGATGTTCACTTCCTAATTTCTGAAATAGCCAGCTCCCTCCCTaccttgcctgtattctgaagacagaacaaaaataaggtaattttgacaaaaataagGACATTGTCTACATCAATAAGGtagtttgtagaaaaaaaaaattaataaggtaacttttaaaaaaacaaggtacataattttaacaaaaatacagtaatattttttaCCTGATTCAGCATAATGAGCAGCCATATAGCCCTGGTCTTCAGGTAACCAAAGGTACAGCAAAATTTCAAGAAACTGAAATACTGAGCTGAGAAGAGTTTCTGAAAATAAGAGAGTAAAGATCATTAGAAAAATTGGCCTGCTTTGACTTTTCATCTACGCTGAAAGCAGTTTTGTAATATTGTATACACTTTACAAAAGTAGTAAAAAGCCTGCAAATGCTAAAATTTAGGACATAATCAGAACTGCATAAGCATTACAAGTTATACGAAGATTAGAATTCTTGTAACTGAACTACCTACAAAACAGCacttaaatatgtataaatattatcatGGGAATACTAATGtgatatgtataacatataaacAGAGTAGTATCTGGCTACTATGCAGAGCAAAATATTTGCCATTAGGGGAAAAATTACATAGGTTATAGAGGCATTTTTCTATGCAAGTGGTAGGGGTTAAGCTAGTGTTTAAGAAGAAATTACCTTTACTTTATTCCTGTAAAGATGTGCTAATATAACGGCATAAAATAAGCTTTGCCTTCAACTAACTTTGACAATATATCACAAACACTACTACATAATGAATTTTGGACAATCAGTtcataaaaattcaacaaatatgTTGTACTACGGTCATGACTAAGATGTCTTACCACTCAAActgtttttcaaaataaataccaGGGCAACTTTCAGTGCTTCATGCCCTTTGAGTGACATAATCAATGGGCACCCAGAGCGAGAACTTATCGGAATTCGGTGGCTCAGGTGCCAGAGGAGAAGCCGCAGAAACCGGAAAGCCTCGATGAGCGTCGGCACGTCGTCTGTCGTCTGTGGAAGGGCTAGGCAAGCGTTGAGCAATGCCTGATGGTTGATAATTCTTTTGCAGCCTGCGGGTTGGCAGCTCATGTTAGCTACGACCCCTACGACCACTTCCTGAAAGATAAAGATAGAATACAATAGTGCCGAGATGAAAATTGACgtcaaaaaggtttgaaaggtgtaacaggagggaactTTGCAATTGCGCATGAAATAAATGTTAGAAATGGTGGAACatctgatggaagaaagagaatatgaacggaagtagaaagaatgaaagaggttgcaactagggactgaagggatgctgcaaagacctttaagtaatgcccacagtacaTCACGTGTGATGCACTAAAGGCACTATCCCACTATGGGGCTTGAAAGATAAAAACACTATACGTGAATGACAATGGCAACTGAAATGTCAGTGATTACAGCAAAGAATTTTCAACTAGTCATCCAGCTTGAGTTTGGTAATGTATGTGGTCAGTGACGATCGACAAACTGGTAATCAGATACAAAAATTCTTAAAGTACTCTtatgtatcatacataaatactatatttcactCTGCCACTAATGAACAATTAAAACTAGAGGTCCTCCATTGCAGATTCTAAGACAGCTGTATCACAAATTGCCCTGTCAGTCATCACAAACCTAGAAAAAACGTAACGTGCACTCACTCAAATGATATAGATTAAAATACTGTTTCAGCTTGGACTGAGCCCAGTATTTTAAGAATAACTATATACAATATTGCACCTTCCTTATTCTTGATATACATTCAGTCTGTAATCTCCCTAAGTACCTTTTAAACACTGCATATTGTTACAATTTGTATCCTTCATTCATGATGCTTAGGTGATCCAGTTGAATCTCCATAGTACAAATTGAAATGAAAGACTTTAAAGAGCTTACCGTTAGCCTTGGTGCGCGTGACATTGTGATTATATCCGTTGCCAACTGTAAAATGTCAACTGCTCCGAGGTCAAGAAGGTGGATTACCACATCAGGTTCCACTGTCATGTCCCACAACTGGCAGGCAGCACTTTCAACGTCTTCTGCTAATTCCAATATGGGCGGTCTCTCCTCCTCCAAACCGTTAGCCCCTTTTGCCTTGAAAAGGAAGCTTTTATTCACTAAAATTACAATGAAACCTCTGTAGAGTAAATCAACAAGACAGTAGGGTCAAGAGTTTGATACATATActaattacagtagtacctcaaccGACACTTTGGGAGTCGGGCTTTCCAATAAGCAAACAAATCTGTTATGTAACAAAGACACTTTTGCTAAAAGCCTGCATTTGAATATATTCTAGATATCTTACAGCTAACAGCATTTCCATATACGTACTGTActtcctaacttaacctaacttgTGCTTTAAACTTAAAACATTCGATTTTAGTTTTATTGTAAAATGTCTCAAATCTATGATGGTAGCAGAGTGAAAGATAATCGCAACATTGCAGCTGATAAGTACAGAAGGCTGCTAAGTTGATGTCTGTTTGGATGAGGCAATTTTTATGAATTGCCTCTCATGATAAATTAACCGTCATGCCTCACCTATCAATCATGAACACAATCAATTATCAACTAACCTTCAAAAGACCATAAGTATATTGTAAGTAAAAGGACCATCCACTTACTCCAATACACTAAAATGTTTTATAAGCATCCAATTACCTCCTTAGAAGGTTCCTCTGTGTCCATATTCTTGGAATCCTCATTTTCCTGGCTGAAAGCCACATCTGGAACGGGTTCGACTTCTGAGGCTAGGTAGTACGGCAGTGCCTGAGAAGGATGGGAGGTATTGGCAAAGTTGCTAAAATGTTTAATGCGCATGAAATGATTAATTTACTGAAATTGTTACACATCCTTGCTGCTTCCTCAATAAAAAGTGTGACACTAGCAGCATTTGTCAGTAGCGATGTTCTAAGGGCcaaaccttaaaaataaaaagctaatacGTACATAAATCTTTTGAATTTCGGTAATAAATTTAGTTCTCGGgacaattatttttctattactcTTCTCAAGGAAAAGTTTCAATACCTAGTAAATATCACAGCAGGTTTGAAATGCATATCAGTTATATTGCAAAAAATTGAGTATTTTAAGGTACATTTTGGCTtaagactaaaaaataaataggtaaaacatTCAACCAACGACTTTTCCTACAGTTTCACACTCAAATTCATATGCTAAACAACCCAGTTGCAATACCTAGTAAATAGCAGATCAGATTCCAAATGCATAAAATTATATTGCAAAAAACATTGAATAAAACACTTAACCAAtgagtttttgtatatattcatgCTTAAAATCATGTACTGTACACCCACCTGAGTGATTACAACCAGAGTGTTTAGCACCCAACGCTGTGTGTAGGCAGTGTTTCCAATCGCATCACCACGGAGCATAGCACAAACATCTTCACCCAATTCGGCCGGTGGTGGCGGGTTAACTAGACTCTGGAACGTCAGATGAAGGACCATCAAGTAAAAtgattgagaaaataaaaaatggacaatTCTAGTAAGAATATTGTTCAAGTGGATTAATTAGTAGACTGAAACATCAGATGAAGGACCTTTAAGTAAAATGATTGATTGTAAACTTACTAAATAAGAAAATGGACGATTCTAGCAAGAAGACTATTCCAAACAAAGACAATCCTCCTACTAGGACCTATGAGGAGGTCATTCAGTGGTGagatggaaattgagagtaagaaggGTTTAAAGGcatgacaggaggaaaacctttagcAGTTGTTGTACTATGAAAGAAAGGGACACCGCAAAGAATCTTGAGTAATGGCTatagtgcactgatggcattaccccTCTACGGAGTAATGAAAGGGATGAAAATTGATAATCCAACTTTAATATGTTGCAGGGTCTTATGTTATCAGTCTTCTACAAAATCTGCGGTTCTAAATAAACACGGGGATGAAATCATATCGGCAAAGTACCACAGAAAACTCTAAAATATACAGAAATCTTTGtcgcaattaaataaatacagttCGTGGACTCACTTCCTCAGCGCCGCTGTCGTTCCTATCCGGAGACTCCCTCTTCTCGCCCAGATTCAACTCTTCTGATCCCCGGGCCGACCTGACGACACAAGGAGACGAACTCTTTGATTTGGGCAGGCCCTCTGCCGAGTCTGAAGCCGCGGGCAAGTCGTCAAGTTCATCCATAGCCTCAAGAACTCAGGGATGCCTGAAATACATATGCATTTTCAATttcacattaaaaatattataataggaATCTTCGTTCCATATAAAAAGGgtgcatcttctgaataataacaataatgatacttcagccacattatttttatttggatacGAAGAGTTTAGAATACTATAACGTCGAAATACATGGTTATCTGCGGGGCTCCCGTTCTCAGCATGGAGCTAATAGGCGAAAACCGCCATTTATTGCAACCTGGCGAT from Macrobrachium nipponense isolate FS-2020 chromosome 48, ASM1510439v2, whole genome shotgun sequence encodes:
- the LOC135205024 gene encoding uncharacterized protein LOC135205024, which gives rise to MDELDDLPAASDSAEGLPKSKSSSPCVVRSARGSEELNLGEKRESPDRNDSGAEESLVNPPPPAELGEDVCAMLRGDAIGNTAYTQRWVLNTLVVITQALPYYLASEVEPVPDVAFSQENEDSKNMDTEEPSKEAKGANGLEEERPPILELAEDVESAACQLWDMTVEPDVVIHLLDLGAVDILQLATDIITMSRAPRLTEVVVGVVANMSCQPAGCKRIINHQALLNACLALPQTTDDVPTLIEAFRFLRLLLWHLSHRIPISSRSGCPLIMSLKGHEALKVALVFILKNSLSETLLSSVFQFLEILLYLWLPEDQGYMAAHYAESGLVEGIVEVMRHFLKQAEKNGCQELPKEVHKGILILYSFVGTHASHLISSFDQYEPLLEPIVVSYVEHIAKVENTEELLEDENAERLTYALGLCELLVPTMRHPNILSSIGKLLVLTHGANHRHGTPLGKSVQSAPNFAPDKRSHRKLRRSRSRKSRSSQEQMETDSLVPEQDAKEERGQDERRKERRKGPKFKRIPSTARSTSV